In Panulirus ornatus isolate Po-2019 chromosome 9, ASM3632096v1, whole genome shotgun sequence, one genomic interval encodes:
- the LOC139750041 gene encoding uncharacterized protein: MTELRVQLSEVRRPFSLPLTSILSLVVVGVASADYYKDLQAPASNRLTFPGFDDRAPGSRDGSRGFNGDGGANGRFPATGPTGATPSGSPAGVGALVGSGSSINERFGSGGYGYGGGVIDPITALREALGGVGVPGEDYPILSFIPFTGFSCEGRLPGYYADTSREAGCQVFHICQLGGRMDSFLCPNGTVFNQQYFVCDWWYNFDCSTAEGFYELNAELGRVEEARGSNRFFNGNGFGSASTIHGSIIGSNALERTPSTQYGVPGRGNGNRIASSGNQNRGLVSGRRNAFGGETIGAPSAQQVSFSALSGVPSRASRVSTTKDGDFGASSIQDVLLSNGNRGNGNGGRNGGSDSSIRAPSGLYQTPNE, translated from the exons ATGACCGAATTAAGGGTTCAATTATCTGAGGTGAGACGACCCTTTTCTCTGCCACTCACTTCCATCCTCTCCTTAGTCGTCGTCGGTGTCGCCAGCGCTGACTACTACAAGGACCTCCAGGCTCCAGCCTCCAACCGGCTAACTTTCCCTGGCTTCGACGATCGAGCTCCCGGCAGTCGTGATGGAAGCAGGGGATTTAACGGTGACGGAGGTGCTAATGGAAGATTCCCTGCCACTGGTCCTACAGGTGCTACTCCTTCAGGTAGTCCTGCCGGAGTTGGTGCACTGGTAGGCAGCGGCAGTAGCATTAATGAACGATTTGGATCTGGGGGCTACGGTTACGGAGGTGGTGTGATAGATCCCATCACTGCTCTGCGGGAAGCTCTCGGCGGTGTTGGTGTGCCTGGGGAGGACTATCCCATCCTGTCCTTCATCCCATTCACCGGTTTCTCATGCGAGGGTCGTCTTCCTGGATACTACGCTGACACTAGCAGagaggctggctgccag GTGTTTCACATTTGCCAGCTCGGAGGGAGGATGGACTCCTTCCTCTGCCCCAACGGCACCGTCTTCAACCAGCAGTACTTCGTGTGTGACTGGTGGTACAACTTCGACTGTTCCACCGCTGAGGGATTCTACGAACTCAACGCTGAACTCGGTCGAGTTGAAGAGGCTAGAGGCAGTAATAGATTCTTTAATGGCAATGGTTTTGGCTCAGCATCCACCATCCATGGATCCATCATTGGAAGTAATGCCCTTGAAAGAACTCCTTCAACACAGTATGGAGTTCCAGGTCGCGGAAATGGCAACAGGATTGCAAGCAGTGGAAATCAAAACCGGGGACTCGTCAGCGGTAGGAGGAACGCTTTTGGTGGCGAGACAATTGGCGCACCATCAGCCCAGCAGGTCTCCTTCTCAGCCCTCAGCGGTGTTCCCTCGCGTGCTAGTCGAGTCTCAACCACTAAGGATGGTGATTTTGGAGCCAGCAGCATCCAGGACGTTTTACTGAGCAACGGTAACAGAGGGAATGGAAATGGAGGCAGGAATGGTGGCTCCGATTCCAGTATCCGGGCCCCATCTGGCCTTTACCAGACTCCAAATGAATAA